From Watersipora subatra chromosome 2, tzWatSuba1.1, whole genome shotgun sequence, one genomic window encodes:
- the LOC137387786 gene encoding NADH dehydrogenase [ubiquinone] 1 beta subcomplex subunit 11, mitochondrial-like, producing MAGIGPTRFYRLSPLLTRICCKSSKVRGFRLYSSGQLQNSSSLNLTDPTKHPDYEKEIKRFEDISDKDENYHWHGYDPFNREEDTLWHHHTMFTFVSLCFVGGAFIFAYQPDPKLASWRQREAYLELARREQHGLPLIDPNLVPPEKMLAHLPQDEELGDTEIIV from the exons ATGGCAGGAATCGGTCCGACTCGATTCTACCGTCTATCTCCTCTTTTAACGAGGATTTGTTGTAAATCAAGCAAAGTTCGTGGTTTTCGTTTATATTCTTCCGGTCAATTGCAAAATTCATCTTCGTTAAATTTGACAGATCCAACTAAACATCCAGATTATGAGAAGGAAATAAAACGCTTCGAAGACATATCTGACAAAGATGAG AACTACCATTGGCATGGATACGATCCTTTCAATAGAGAAGAAGACACTTTATGGCATCACCACacaatgtttacttttgtcTCTCTTTGCTTCGTAGGAGGAGCATTCATATTTGCTTACCAGCCTGATCCCAA GCTGGCAAGCTGGAGACAAAGAGAAGCCTACCTTGAGCTTGCCCGAAGAGAGCAGCACGGATTGCCCCTGATTGACCCAAATCTTGTACCACCTGAAAAAATGCTTGCACATCTTCCGCAAGACGAGGAACTTGGGGATACAGAGATCATTGTGTAG